One window of Chamaesiphon minutus PCC 6605 genomic DNA carries:
- a CDS encoding S1 RNA-binding domain-containing protein has product MNKTQSTSAEIFSMDDFAKALDAEAVSFEKDQLVRGKIHSYDSDGVYVDINGKSLAFVPAEEVAADESADLSALLPIGDEQEFLIIREQNADGQVTLSKRQLQVRYAWNQVGDIQSNKESIQLRVTGVNKGGVTVNFQGIRGFIPRSQLVERDLESLVGTSIPGVIIEADKDKNKLVFSQRQATRTANFSQLELGQLVTGTIVGIKPFGAFVEFNGNTGLIYIKQISQNRIEACEKLFTIGQEIKAMIIDLDEGNGKISLSTRVLENHPGEMLENMAEVMESAEARSERAAKKLFGN; this is encoded by the coding sequence ATGAATAAGACTCAAAGTACCTCAGCCGAAATCTTCTCCATGGATGACTTTGCTAAAGCATTAGATGCTGAAGCAGTCAGCTTTGAAAAAGACCAATTAGTGCGAGGTAAAATTCATAGTTACGATAGCGATGGTGTCTATGTAGACATTAATGGTAAATCGCTAGCCTTCGTACCCGCCGAAGAAGTTGCTGCCGATGAATCTGCCGATTTGTCTGCGTTATTACCAATCGGTGACGAACAAGAATTTCTGATTATTCGCGAACAAAATGCCGATGGTCAAGTTACGTTATCTAAACGTCAATTGCAGGTCAGATATGCCTGGAATCAAGTTGGTGATATTCAAAGTAATAAAGAATCGATCCAGCTCCGGGTAACTGGCGTTAATAAAGGTGGCGTCACGGTCAACTTCCAAGGCATTCGCGGCTTTATTCCCCGATCGCAATTAGTCGAACGCGATCTCGAATCTTTAGTTGGCACTAGTATTCCTGGCGTAATTATCGAAGCTGACAAAGATAAAAATAAGTTGGTTTTTTCTCAACGACAAGCAACGCGGACGGCTAATTTCAGTCAGTTAGAATTAGGTCAATTAGTTACTGGTACGATCGTTGGAATTAAACCGTTTGGTGCATTCGTTGAATTTAATGGCAACACTGGTTTAATTTATATCAAACAAATCAGTCAAAATCGGATTGAAGCCTGTGAAAAACTATTTACAATCGGCCAAGAAATCAAAGCGATGATTATCGATCTCGATGAAGGTAATGGTAAAATCTCGCTTTCTACCAGAGTACTCGAAAATCACCCCGGCGAAATGTTAGAAAATATGGCCGAAGTGATGGAATCAGCCGAAGCCAGAAGCGAACGCGCCGCCAAAAAGTTATTTGGTAACTAA
- a CDS encoding dienelactone hydrolase family protein, translated as MVKLPVLTKQVALTKPPSGSIESQTSDIYGYLAMPSGAGHFPGIIVLQEIFGVNTHIQAVTERIASLGYVAIAPALFDRFAPGLELGYTSADIELGRSYAEKTSAPQLLADIQSAIDYLKTLPQVRPHFGCIGFCFGGHVAYLAATLPDISVTASFYGRGITTFTPGGGEPSVSQTTAIAGTIYMFFGMEDASIPPEHTAEIEFALTQHDIPHQIWQYPGAEHGFCCDLRASYNSTAAESAWQHVEELFDRLKI; from the coding sequence ATGGTCAAACTCCCAGTGTTAACAAAGCAGGTGGCATTGACGAAGCCTCCATCGGGTTCGATCGAGTCTCAAACGTCCGATATCTACGGTTATCTAGCCATGCCTTCAGGCGCAGGCCATTTTCCTGGCATTATCGTACTCCAAGAGATATTCGGGGTCAATACACATATCCAGGCTGTGACGGAGCGAATTGCGAGTCTAGGTTATGTGGCAATTGCACCAGCTTTATTCGATCGATTTGCACCAGGTTTAGAACTCGGTTACACGAGTGCTGATATTGAATTGGGGCGGAGCTATGCGGAGAAAACTAGTGCCCCACAGCTACTGGCAGATATTCAATCTGCGATCGATTATCTCAAAACTTTACCGCAAGTCCGGCCCCATTTTGGCTGTATTGGGTTTTGTTTTGGCGGACATGTTGCTTATTTAGCCGCGACGCTCCCAGATATTAGCGTGACGGCTTCTTTCTACGGACGTGGAATTACGACCTTTACTCCTGGCGGTGGCGAGCCATCAGTGAGCCAAACAACCGCGATCGCGGGTACGATATATATGTTCTTCGGTATGGAGGATGCTAGCATTCCCCCCGAACACACTGCCGAAATCGAATTTGCGCTTACTCAACATGACATTCCCCATCAAATTTGGCAATATCCAGGTGCCGAGCATGGCTTCTGCTGCGATTTACGAGCCAGCTACAACTCCACCGCTGCTGAGTCAGCATGGCAACATGTAGAAGAACTATTCGATCGACTCAAGATCTAG
- a CDS encoding polysaccharide deacetylase family protein produces the protein MLWLVIAAVSFALIVLLHTIFSGISPKTLIAETGLADTTKVTSAVASSIPMNFDVPKSFQAKTIKDATVPGAEKVIALTFDDGPWPQTTEQILDTLKKENVKATFYMVGQPLKSFPEIGKKVLADGHMIANHTLHHWYKKMSPLVAQREIEDTAKIIKEVLGVETAYFRPPGGVLTNGLVAYAHKQNQSVNMWSVDSGDSRPKRPSPEAMVKTILAEATPGGIVLMHDGGGSHDNTAKAVPEIIAQLRARGYKFVTMTELLEMASATPETPTAKALPSSAIN, from the coding sequence ATGCTGTGGCTGGTAATCGCTGCGGTATCTTTTGCCCTAATCGTTTTGCTTCACACTATTTTTAGCGGTATATCGCCAAAGACATTAATTGCCGAAACGGGTCTTGCAGATACTACTAAAGTAACTAGTGCGGTTGCCAGCAGCATCCCGATGAACTTTGACGTTCCCAAAAGCTTTCAAGCTAAAACCATTAAAGATGCCACCGTACCAGGTGCAGAAAAAGTCATCGCCCTTACTTTTGATGATGGCCCTTGGCCCCAAACTACCGAGCAAATTTTAGACACCCTCAAAAAAGAAAATGTCAAGGCCACCTTCTACATGGTCGGCCAACCGCTAAAATCTTTCCCAGAAATTGGTAAAAAAGTGCTCGCAGACGGGCATATGATTGCCAACCACACGCTCCACCACTGGTACAAAAAAATGAGTCCGTTGGTCGCACAACGCGAAATTGAAGATACCGCCAAAATCATTAAAGAAGTCCTGGGTGTAGAGACAGCCTACTTCCGACCGCCAGGAGGCGTGCTGACAAATGGCTTGGTAGCATACGCCCACAAACAAAATCAATCGGTGAACATGTGGTCGGTGGATTCTGGCGACAGTCGCCCCAAACGTCCATCTCCAGAAGCGATGGTCAAAACTATTTTGGCAGAAGCTACTCCTGGTGGAATTGTTTTGATGCACGACGGTGGTGGCAGCCATGACAATACCGCTAAAGCCGTGCCCGAAATTATTGCCCAGCTACGCGCTCGAGGTTATAAATTTGTAACAATGACCGAACTGCTAGAAATGGCA